The Chryseolinea soli genome contains a region encoding:
- a CDS encoding OmpH family outer membrane protein, with product MIGQTNKFFLWSLLAALSLLVAINLFLIFRSQNVRIAYVRSHDLINGYRGTLDARTEFEKKKSTMTANVDSLRANVERATASFRENGMTMPLRDRQNRAHELETLQQQYLQYSEAIENKIQEEDNKMMSAVLSQVNSFVESYAKEAKLNVVMGTTLSGSLLYGDQDLDITDALLRELNDHYQGK from the coding sequence ATGATAGGGCAAACGAATAAGTTTTTTTTATGGTCACTGTTGGCAGCGTTGAGCTTGCTGGTAGCAATTAATCTGTTCCTGATATTCCGATCTCAAAACGTTCGCATCGCCTACGTCCGTTCCCACGACTTGATCAACGGCTACCGGGGTACGCTGGACGCCCGGACGGAGTTTGAAAAGAAAAAATCGACCATGACCGCCAACGTCGATTCGCTGCGGGCCAATGTGGAGCGGGCAACTGCGTCGTTTCGCGAAAACGGAATGACGATGCCACTGCGCGACCGGCAAAACAGGGCGCATGAACTGGAGACGCTCCAACAGCAGTACCTGCAATACAGTGAGGCCATTGAAAATAAAATTCAAGAGGAAGACAATAAAATGATGTCGGCCGTGCTGAGCCAGGTCAATAGTTTTGTAGAGTCGTACGCTAAGGAGGCAAAGCTAAATGTCGTGATGGGCACCACGCTTTCCGGTAGTTTACTTTACGGCGATCAGGATTTGGATATCACAGACGCGCTGTTGCGCGAATTGAACGATCATTATCAAGGTAAATAA
- a CDS encoding LamG-like jellyroll fold domain-containing protein, producing the protein MLSRSLRASGKAFGCLLTVILSLSTFLSAYSQTSGGTTAVTNPCQGEPVTYNTGIDTQNCFIQALDKPNEATSISINGANVTITWSAPGSYSFRPIVRCGSTVTPGSYINVTVKASPAAVITPTGAAEICSNGTLFLLATPSSGYTYQWYKDVTTPVGSNSPNYATSNSPGTHNYTVKLTGSNSCYTISSPKTVTQNAAPTSAVLSAYQGFQKICSGQSAYVSSNISGGTPPYSFTLSNGTVVNNYFSPQPIMVNPNTTTTYTFASGVTDAKGCTVSGTGSGIVYVQQTLTASFENNPSTSSCVGQTQTFTTQGGMVSYSWSIPPGATVGGGGSLDNSMTVTWTTPGTKTIRVSYIDGDEFGCQSTEASLTVTVGQGFVPTISTTATDVCVGTTNNVYTTESGQGNYQWSVSAGGTITAGAGTSSITVTWNTPGAQTVTASYGASTSCTVPATKQVTVSAPPAPVTDVLGLKVNFVGEPSHLQAVGAADATSFVWDDGNSGVNFTNQGTGIPGRDVWAEGSSDNCKTLTVQPMNHGCAGTTYNFPFRVLPKSSTPDVLPPLKQDALSCTSANGACVDCEKFLFLPKHSNHYVGCIDDYGLVTLKLKADFGELYNLGERPFTVSFKATVTAYYDLPGINQTFEVNFKLTTGAPEQLYLKELAMNPQLLKFIGIKVSGFSSTDAVASSFVELVSSFEENEDAISAATATVLPTPAAIDNTKWEQTFTWTSCPDVTNYQFQLLRIYGQDEAAEIADWNKAWDKALNIYTESDETSVTVSMAEGGNDSKYYWRVRAIGNLEDGLANPENLKAIWSSETSGVQGFNYTHPEDNKNWIYSRTFTEGNHVSEQLTYANGLQQVNQQQTRLQDVNQVVASQTLQDYAGRNAVSSLPIPVAGRTKLGYISNLLSNGASSYSTGDFDFNDLTTDKVSNPSTAVDLGGYYSGTDNGQNAGVANAEGYPYTRTIFTNDGTGRVKEQSGVGQKHSLAGGKTAKTVYSNPAAGELIQLFGKEAPNVNSVQKITTYDANGTGSVAYKTKDGKVIATALVVTTDITTTHLTALASRATAAKTIVDEVKLNTRENAYTAVSRKPLVFSANTSVTVDYEITPAQLLELCPPSVNSTGLVSYYPFDGDATDAGTKGYNGTSTGASVVPDAFGGQALALDGGTGYIDMGDNADFDFGADDFTVSYWVRKNVNTPGNLENTPGVNKWANTASKGTNEWALNLSTGPNSNRAIFQIESGQTMYNVASINNLTLGAWAHLVGVRRAGKIYLFVNGVLQGSTTVNSVPVNNVGRPLWVGKIGAGLNTAGYFDELAIYRRGLSDDEVKQLYQRSGPLCKTCDYKVEFFLHKDGDPLYVNAGLPPAQLIQAGECADQTSLKWDPPVFTLADLEAGVLYQLEKRITINNLDPNTTNPSKTYLQEHEDQLRTYYEGQAYATGSVLKTVQDMLAPPSPSDPNWKPNLQALKIYLDGKVTDKTITFDPDNQQYVIPVSTGTNGCRDYVFIQAITLCATNMGDACAFGTGYENDYERYFKDEILKRDPQFVLTTTQGGVVYLNYAYFTNRLDNTKLYFAQGQLNTMIANLIADNSGRVTCNTAWDVFQSETEMFLAKGAIDYTKESPDNLEILGPNMLPTNTDNNLYDNFVKALDGRIKEAMNTGQTVNENDPVPDVCNGDGSNGYFVKKSDWYGWIQGASVQPDLLHAYRLVFMDDRVNGLADALRYCAGVSNTTPVTASMLMGLTFCKKYQLSQLTQFGDQGVNDEQTKAAALTKAIDLMRKQCGKACEARSEEFRQALINDIMNKNNAAKIEHYSTRKDMWGNRWIGLYDGTANTTGFDYSECEIDAMVEALIENCKGYCNTPLTPWLDAATGVTVYGTQGERDKLKKAMLYDFEVSISSPGQSCQAGWDEIKPSMSSETVNCLIPAAAADAYLESFIDKAGNVYVMGRYRLWVDLNDGTRLSNADQTIPDFFLAKFSQEGVLQWYRKFKYEEIRSTLTGSLPVYTATENSGSSDPAFTIVNPISSLQSDYDLVLDGKKITGINLGEAVYHLFRFDANGNLLWDEVAANVNVKNLFYPEVKNIEYDNSFLHLRYPANSTDLGFSVLKRSGSNGNIIGTGSTLTTTYSQTGGIPTFRFENLSRDLNGNLFQAGEVSPKAINFIFDGVSRFQTSASLYSLVLSVYNSNGIYQASNVLTFSIGGGVSGLPKIDVQFIHYASQNKVIIKNGTGASSLTILGNSISGGQILTADIDNSGQLSNVQKVLAADAYYYIRSIDLSHDAKVHVTSSTTSTVTVVNSADGNSPATYELNDFYDLYRASETVFYAIAGKSGCIYNLEKFSTSGACSKDLCFHFTSAPGSVTIPDGLEDVVNKPQKQTCEAATANTITASINQQVEQAINLRIESFREVYKTCAEPSRINDKMVLSYNTGLHHFTLYYYDRAGNLMRTVPPKGVVLLPVNTTAAIASSSNLYPAHTLVTEYQYNSLGQLVRQHTPDANPAATVRPVSTSTESVFNASDYFATSIYNDKGKIRFSRNAKQKQASENKYAYTKYDELGRIIEVGEVDNYNEAMLYSMRNQNSSFPSTGRFVTKTFYTQEYDPATFATGHALPTGYEQNNLRNRVSYTLTDEDGDLTMDDDQVITIYSYDPHGNINWILQQIPGMQISDPNHLATGIGIRYQYDLISGKVTQVSYNPGQADAFYHKYEYDENNRITTVFTSRDSYLWEKEAEYSYYLHGQMKRTVIGEDQVQGMDYTHTIHGWLKALNNPQLDKTSDPMKDGDTGSLTARDAFGMALTYYSGDYRHSGSTLDASSPDVLSANGLDLYNGNIAAWASRNYYSGSINSPYANASVNYKDNVTGYQFQYDELNRLLQSNFNYLSGTWTSAGTAYKSTNAYDANGNITSVVTYDGSALVDNVPTTAPMVYYAKTNQLSHVPDLVTTPGFGQDVEPQAAGNYLYDQVGNLTRDQKQGNSIKWSPYGKVLRVNNDGGTYTQFHYDALGNRVSKRRTNTAGLSTTTYYVRDAAGNIMGVYERTEGGTTTELTLLELPIYGSNRLGQYNKPITVPTQPIEGLQSGEVRIDADANKNTYEGISYLINSTVTLTLGPGFTNVGSDGNATPLTVRIGESGGVPLPGTGMYTRELSSRLYELKDHLGNIRAVITDTKLSVVSSGTPVAFEPKVTNVSNYYPFGMDQPGRTWSADLKYRYAFNGKEKDGNGEWGSANYDYGFRIYNPSIGRFLNIDPLADDYPMLTPYQFASNTPIQAIDLDGLEGQYYVIDLNSKEPKLKFNKTVDYWLIPNSIETDYVTVEAPGPNGSYISYTFTAAAGDCPGCGTGNYIEDFKKFKEDPIQAIASGEYRTDQEILGNMVKEAALALLFKRAIKLPKTSTTNTLGITRKLTAKQNGKVFAFTIKDGKIKFADKNNGKGLYDFVITEKGEFKIGRGHYTLSGEAASVKGAGQIHIDSDGKIDYIDDYSGHYQPNKQELIQQAEALKAAGLTAEKLDVVTTHSP; encoded by the coding sequence ATGCTGTCGAGAAGTTTGCGTGCTTCCGGAAAGGCGTTTGGCTGTTTACTGACCGTTATACTGTCGTTGTCGACATTTTTATCGGCCTATTCCCAAACAAGCGGAGGCACGACGGCTGTCACCAACCCCTGCCAGGGAGAACCGGTGACCTATAACACGGGGATCGATACACAGAATTGTTTTATCCAGGCGCTGGATAAACCCAATGAAGCCACGTCCATCAGCATCAATGGGGCTAACGTCACCATCACCTGGAGTGCTCCGGGCAGTTATAGTTTCCGACCCATCGTGCGATGTGGTTCGACAGTGACGCCGGGATCGTATATTAACGTTACAGTGAAGGCCTCACCTGCCGCCGTGATAACACCGACTGGTGCTGCGGAGATCTGCTCCAATGGAACGCTTTTTCTTCTGGCCACTCCCAGCAGCGGCTACACCTATCAATGGTACAAGGATGTCACTACGCCGGTAGGATCCAACTCCCCCAACTACGCAACGTCCAATAGTCCTGGTACGCATAACTATACGGTGAAGCTCACGGGAAGCAATAGTTGTTATACGATCTCCAGCCCCAAGACGGTCACTCAAAACGCCGCACCGACGAGCGCGGTGCTGTCAGCGTATCAGGGATTCCAAAAGATCTGCAGTGGCCAGAGCGCGTATGTGAGTTCGAATATTTCGGGAGGCACGCCGCCCTATTCGTTCACCTTAAGCAATGGGACGGTCGTGAACAACTACTTTTCGCCGCAACCCATTATGGTAAACCCGAATACGACGACCACCTATACGTTTGCCAGCGGTGTTACCGACGCCAAAGGCTGTACAGTGAGTGGGACCGGTAGCGGCATCGTTTATGTGCAGCAGACGTTGACGGCGAGTTTTGAGAATAATCCATCGACAAGCAGTTGCGTTGGTCAGACGCAGACCTTTACTACACAAGGGGGTATGGTCAGTTATTCGTGGAGTATCCCGCCTGGAGCAACGGTAGGTGGAGGAGGGAGCTTAGACAACAGCATGACGGTGACCTGGACCACACCAGGGACGAAAACCATCAGGGTTTCCTATATAGACGGAGATGAGTTTGGATGTCAATCCACAGAGGCGAGTCTAACGGTGACGGTAGGTCAGGGATTCGTCCCAACGATCAGCACGACGGCTACCGATGTATGCGTAGGCACGACGAACAACGTGTATACGACCGAGAGCGGTCAGGGCAATTATCAATGGAGTGTTTCCGCAGGAGGTACGATCACCGCGGGCGCAGGTACATCGAGCATCACGGTAACGTGGAATACACCCGGAGCGCAGACAGTGACGGCGAGCTATGGTGCATCAACGAGCTGCACAGTGCCGGCGACCAAGCAGGTGACAGTGAGCGCGCCACCGGCGCCGGTGACGGACGTGCTGGGGCTGAAGGTGAATTTTGTTGGAGAACCCAGTCACCTGCAGGCTGTAGGGGCAGCGGATGCGACGTCGTTTGTGTGGGACGATGGCAATAGTGGCGTGAATTTCACCAACCAGGGCACGGGTATTCCCGGCCGCGATGTGTGGGCGGAAGGCAGTAGCGATAATTGCAAAACATTGACGGTTCAACCGATGAACCATGGATGTGCCGGAACGACGTATAATTTTCCCTTCAGAGTACTCCCCAAGAGTTCCACGCCCGATGTGTTGCCGCCGCTGAAGCAGGATGCGCTGTCGTGTACGTCGGCGAACGGAGCCTGCGTTGATTGCGAGAAATTTTTGTTTTTACCCAAGCACAGCAACCACTATGTAGGTTGCATCGACGACTACGGCCTTGTAACGCTGAAGTTGAAGGCGGACTTTGGAGAGCTTTACAATCTTGGAGAACGACCCTTCACGGTGAGCTTCAAGGCGACGGTGACAGCGTACTATGATCTTCCGGGTATCAACCAGACGTTCGAAGTAAATTTTAAACTGACGACGGGCGCTCCCGAGCAGCTTTACCTGAAAGAACTGGCGATGAACCCCCAGTTGCTCAAGTTCATCGGCATCAAGGTGAGCGGGTTCAGCTCAACCGATGCGGTAGCGAGCAGTTTTGTGGAACTGGTGTCGAGCTTTGAGGAGAACGAAGATGCGATCTCGGCGGCCACGGCCACGGTATTGCCGACACCGGCCGCAATCGACAACACCAAGTGGGAGCAGACCTTTACGTGGACCAGTTGCCCGGATGTGACCAACTATCAATTTCAATTGCTGCGGATCTACGGACAGGACGAAGCGGCGGAGATTGCTGACTGGAATAAAGCCTGGGACAAGGCGTTGAATATTTATACGGAGAGCGACGAAACGAGCGTCACCGTGTCGATGGCCGAAGGAGGCAATGACAGCAAATATTATTGGCGCGTGCGTGCGATCGGCAACTTGGAGGATGGGCTGGCCAATCCGGAGAACTTGAAGGCGATCTGGTCGTCGGAGACCTCGGGTGTGCAGGGTTTTAACTACACGCACCCGGAAGACAACAAGAACTGGATCTACAGCCGGACGTTCACGGAAGGCAACCACGTGAGCGAGCAGTTGACGTATGCGAACGGTTTACAACAAGTGAACCAGCAGCAAACGCGCCTCCAGGATGTGAACCAGGTGGTGGCGAGCCAGACGTTGCAGGACTATGCCGGTCGCAATGCGGTGAGCAGCTTGCCCATCCCGGTAGCCGGTCGGACCAAACTGGGCTACATCAGTAACCTGCTCAGCAATGGAGCGTCGTCGTATAGTACGGGAGATTTTGATTTTAATGACCTTACCACAGATAAGGTATCCAACCCCTCGACGGCCGTTGACCTGGGAGGTTATTACAGCGGTACGGATAATGGACAAAATGCGGGCGTGGCGAATGCGGAAGGGTATCCGTATACACGGACCATTTTTACCAACGACGGCACAGGCCGTGTGAAAGAACAGTCAGGCGTAGGACAGAAGCACTCGCTGGCGGGCGGCAAGACGGCGAAGACGGTGTATTCCAATCCGGCGGCGGGGGAGTTGATCCAATTGTTTGGCAAGGAGGCTCCCAATGTGAACAGCGTACAAAAGATCACGACCTACGATGCGAACGGCACGGGGAGTGTGGCCTATAAAACGAAGGATGGCAAAGTGATCGCGACGGCGCTGGTGGTGACCACGGATATCACGACGACGCACCTGACGGCATTGGCCTCGCGAGCAACGGCGGCCAAGACGATCGTTGACGAGGTGAAGTTAAACACGCGCGAGAATGCCTACACGGCGGTGTCGCGCAAACCGCTTGTGTTTTCGGCCAACACTTCGGTGACGGTAGACTATGAGATCACTCCGGCGCAGTTACTGGAGTTGTGTCCGCCCAGTGTGAACAGCACAGGCTTGGTGAGCTACTATCCCTTTGACGGCGATGCGACAGACGCCGGCACGAAAGGCTACAACGGCACTTCGACCGGGGCGTCAGTAGTTCCGGATGCGTTTGGTGGTCAAGCGCTTGCTTTGGATGGTGGCACGGGCTACATCGACATGGGCGACAATGCGGACTTCGACTTTGGAGCGGATGACTTTACGGTATCGTATTGGGTGAGGAAGAATGTGAACACGCCGGGCAACCTGGAGAACACACCGGGGGTGAACAAATGGGCGAACACCGCTTCGAAGGGTACCAACGAGTGGGCGCTAAACCTGAGTACAGGTCCCAATAGCAATAGAGCGATCTTCCAGATCGAGAGCGGGCAAACGATGTATAACGTTGCTTCGATAAACAACCTCACGCTGGGGGCATGGGCTCACTTGGTAGGTGTTCGCCGGGCTGGCAAGATCTATTTATTTGTGAACGGCGTACTGCAAGGCTCCACGACGGTAAATTCCGTACCGGTGAACAATGTGGGCCGGCCGTTGTGGGTTGGCAAGATCGGAGCGGGACTGAACACGGCGGGCTACTTTGATGAGCTGGCGATCTATCGCCGGGGCTTGAGTGATGACGAAGTGAAACAGTTGTATCAGCGGAGCGGTCCGCTGTGCAAGACCTGTGATTATAAGGTAGAGTTCTTTTTGCACAAGGACGGTGATCCATTGTATGTGAATGCGGGGCTACCCCCGGCACAATTGATCCAAGCGGGCGAATGTGCCGATCAGACATCGTTGAAGTGGGACCCTCCGGTCTTTACACTGGCGGATTTAGAAGCGGGCGTGTTGTATCAGTTAGAGAAACGCATCACCATCAACAACTTGGATCCGAACACAACCAATCCGAGCAAGACCTATCTGCAGGAACATGAAGATCAGCTACGGACTTATTATGAAGGCCAGGCGTATGCGACAGGAAGTGTGCTGAAGACGGTACAGGATATGCTGGCGCCGCCGAGTCCCTCGGACCCGAACTGGAAGCCGAATCTGCAGGCCTTGAAGATTTACCTGGACGGCAAGGTCACTGACAAGACGATCACCTTCGATCCGGATAACCAGCAGTACGTGATCCCGGTGAGCACGGGTACCAATGGTTGCCGCGACTATGTGTTCATTCAGGCGATCACACTTTGCGCGACGAATATGGGTGACGCGTGCGCTTTTGGGACCGGTTATGAGAATGATTATGAGAGATATTTTAAGGACGAGATACTGAAAAGGGATCCACAATTTGTGTTAACCACCACACAAGGTGGGGTTGTTTATCTGAACTATGCCTACTTCACTAATCGTCTGGATAACACAAAGCTCTACTTTGCCCAAGGTCAACTCAACACGATGATCGCCAATTTGATTGCCGACAACAGCGGGCGAGTGACTTGCAACACCGCATGGGATGTTTTCCAAAGCGAGACGGAGATGTTTTTAGCCAAGGGTGCGATCGACTATACCAAGGAGTCGCCCGACAACCTGGAAATATTGGGGCCGAACATGTTGCCCACCAACACGGACAACAATTTGTACGACAACTTTGTGAAGGCGCTGGACGGCCGGATAAAAGAAGCGATGAATACGGGCCAAACAGTCAACGAGAATGATCCGGTGCCCGATGTGTGCAATGGCGATGGTTCCAATGGCTACTTTGTTAAGAAGTCGGATTGGTATGGTTGGATACAAGGCGCATCTGTCCAACCGGATCTATTGCATGCCTACCGGCTGGTGTTCATGGATGATCGCGTGAATGGACTGGCGGATGCGTTGCGTTATTGTGCCGGGGTGAGCAACACCACGCCAGTGACCGCGAGCATGTTGATGGGGCTGACGTTTTGCAAAAAATATCAACTGAGCCAACTGACCCAATTTGGTGATCAAGGCGTGAACGATGAGCAGACCAAAGCTGCGGCCTTGACCAAAGCGATAGATTTGATGCGCAAGCAATGTGGGAAGGCGTGCGAAGCCCGGTCGGAAGAGTTCCGGCAGGCACTCATCAACGACATCATGAACAAGAACAACGCGGCCAAGATCGAGCACTACAGCACGCGGAAGGACATGTGGGGTAACCGTTGGATCGGTTTGTATGACGGGACCGCGAATACGACGGGATTTGATTACAGCGAGTGCGAGATCGACGCGATGGTGGAGGCACTGATAGAAAACTGCAAGGGCTATTGCAACACGCCGCTGACGCCATGGTTAGACGCTGCCACCGGTGTAACGGTCTACGGCACACAAGGTGAACGCGACAAGCTGAAGAAGGCAATGCTTTATGACTTTGAAGTAAGCATCAGTTCGCCCGGACAAAGCTGCCAAGCCGGTTGGGATGAAATCAAGCCGAGCATGAGTTCAGAAACTGTAAACTGTCTCATTCCGGCCGCCGCAGCCGACGCTTATCTGGAGAGTTTCATCGACAAGGCAGGGAACGTCTATGTGATGGGAAGATATAGGTTGTGGGTAGATTTGAACGATGGAACCCGTCTGTCGAACGCTGATCAGACCATTCCCGATTTCTTTCTGGCCAAGTTCTCACAGGAAGGTGTTTTGCAATGGTACAGGAAATTCAAATACGAAGAAATTCGAAGCACGTTGACGGGTTCTTTGCCGGTCTATACTGCCACGGAGAATTCCGGAAGCTCCGACCCGGCATTTACGATTGTGAATCCTATTAGTAGCCTGCAATCCGATTACGATTTGGTCCTGGATGGAAAAAAGATCACGGGAATAAATCTCGGAGAAGCAGTATATCATCTCTTTCGATTTGATGCCAATGGAAATCTGCTTTGGGACGAAGTCGCAGCCAACGTTAATGTCAAAAACCTGTTTTACCCGGAAGTAAAAAATATTGAGTACGACAATAGCTTTTTGCATTTAAGATATCCAGCGAATAGCACGGATTTAGGCTTTTCTGTGTTGAAGCGCTCGGGCAGCAACGGCAATATCATAGGGACAGGTTCTACGCTGACAACGACATACAGTCAAACCGGAGGGATACCGACTTTCAGATTTGAAAACTTATCTCGCGATCTTAATGGCAACCTCTTTCAAGCAGGCGAGGTCAGCCCCAAGGCAATAAATTTCATTTTTGATGGGGTATCAAGATTTCAAACCTCCGCGAGTTTGTATTCCTTAGTGCTGTCCGTTTACAATAGCAATGGAATTTATCAGGCTAGTAATGTACTTACCTTCTCCATCGGCGGCGGAGTTTCAGGATTGCCCAAAATTGATGTGCAATTCATTCACTATGCCAGTCAAAACAAGGTCATTATAAAGAACGGTACAGGAGCAAGTTCCCTAACCATACTGGGGAATAGTATAAGCGGAGGACAAATTTTAACAGCGGATATCGACAACAGCGGACAACTCTCCAATGTTCAAAAAGTTCTGGCAGCGGACGCCTACTATTATATTCGATCGATCGATCTGAGTCACGATGCAAAAGTGCACGTTACCTCTTCAACGACCTCGACGGTAACCGTGGTTAACAGCGCCGATGGAAATTCGCCAGCTACCTATGAGCTGAATGATTTCTACGATTTGTATAGGGCTTCGGAAACCGTTTTTTATGCCATCGCGGGGAAAAGCGGCTGTATTTATAATTTGGAAAAGTTCAGTACGTCGGGGGCCTGCTCAAAGGACTTGTGCTTTCACTTCACCAGCGCTCCAGGCTCAGTCACCATCCCGGATGGCCTTGAAGACGTGGTCAACAAGCCCCAAAAACAAACCTGCGAGGCGGCCACAGCAAATACCATAACCGCCTCGATCAACCAACAGGTGGAGCAGGCGATCAATCTCCGCATCGAGAGCTTCCGCGAAGTATACAAGACCTGCGCCGAGCCCAGCCGCATCAACGATAAGATGGTGCTGAGCTATAACACGGGGTTGCATCACTTCACGCTCTATTACTACGACCGAGCGGGCAACCTCATGCGCACCGTGCCACCTAAGGGCGTGGTGTTGCTCCCTGTGAATACCACCGCGGCAATTGCTTCCTCGAGCAATCTTTACCCGGCTCACACACTGGTGACTGAATATCAGTACAACAGCCTAGGCCAACTGGTCCGTCAGCACACACCTGATGCAAACCCTGCGGCTACTGTACGCCCAGTTAGCACATCCACAGAAAGTGTCTTCAACGCTTCCGACTACTTTGCCACCAGCATCTACAACGATAAGGGCAAAATCCGTTTCTCGCGCAACGCCAAACAAAAGCAGGCGTCCGAAAACAAGTATGCCTACACGAAATACGACGAGTTGGGCCGCATCATTGAGGTAGGAGAAGTCGATAACTACAACGAAGCCATGCTCTATAGCATGCGCAACCAAAACAGCAGCTTCCCGTCGACTGGGCGTTTTGTAACGAAAACATTTTATACGCAAGAATATGACCCTGCCACGTTTGCGACCGGCCACGCACTTCCCACGGGCTACGAACAGAACAACCTGCGCAACCGTGTTAGTTATACCTTGACCGATGAGGATGGTGATTTGACTATGGACGACGACCAGGTCATTACGATCTACAGCTACGATCCGCACGGTAACATAAACTGGATCTTGCAACAGATCCCCGGCATGCAAATTTCGGATCCCAATCACTTGGCTACAGGTATTGGAATTCGTTATCAATACGATCTCATCAGTGGCAAGGTAACCCAGGTAAGCTACAACCCAGGCCAAGCCGATGCCTTCTACCACAAATACGAATACGATGAGAATAATCGCATCACAACGGTGTTCACCTCGCGCGACAGCTACCTGTGGGAAAAAGAGGCGGAGTACAGCTATTATTTGCATGGTCAAATGAAGCGCACGGTCATCGGCGAAGACCAGGTGCAAGGCATGGACTACACCCACACTATACACGGCTGGTTGAAGGCGTTGAACAACCCGCAATTGGATAAGACCAGCGATCCCATGAAAGATGGGGATACGGGTTCGCTTACGGCGCGCGATGCGTTTGGAATGGCGCTGACTTACTACAGCGGCGATTACAGACATTCGGGCTCGACACTGGATGCCTCATCACCGGATGTCCTGTCCGCGAACGGGCTAGACCTTTACAATGGCAACATCGCTGCCTGGGCGAGCAGGAACTATTACAGCGGGAGTATCAACAGCCCGTATGCCAATGCTAGCGTGAATTACAAAGACAATGTGACAGGCTATCAATTCCAATACGACGAATTGAACCGATTATTGCAAAGTAATTTTAACTATCTGAGCGGGACCTGGACTTCAGCAGGCACGGCCTACAAGAGCACGAATGCTTATGATGCGAACGGGAACATCACCAGCGTTGTAACCTATGACGGATCGGCATTGGTGGACAACGTTCCTACGACAGCACCGATGGTGTACTATGCCAAGACTAATCAATTGAGTCACGTGCCGGATCTGGTAACAACACCGGGCTTTGGCCAGGATGTGGAACCCCAGGCGGCAGGAAACTATCTGTATGATCAGGTCGGTAATTTGACCCGTGATCAGAAGCAAGGGAATAGCATCAAGTGGAGTCCCTATGGAAAGGTGCTGAGGGTAAATAACGATGGAGGAACGTATACCCAATTCCACTATGATGCGTTGGGTAATCGTGTGAGCAAACGCAGGACAAATACAGCGGGGCTCTCAACGACGACCTACTATGTTCGTGACGCCGCCGGCAACATTATGGGTGTTTATGAGCGCACAGAGGGCGGTACGACTACAGAGTTGACGTTGCTGGAATTGCCGATCTATGGCAGCAATCGCCTCGGGCAATACAACAAACCGATTACTGTTCCGACGCAACCCATAGAAGGGTTGCAGTCAGGTGAGGTGCGTATCGATGCCGACGCGAACAAAAATACTTATGAAGGAATATCGTATCTCATAAATTCGACGGTGACGCTCACCCTGGGTCCAGGCTTTACCAATGTCGGTTCGGATGGAAATGCGACGCCGCTCACGGTCCGAATAGGAGAATCCGGCGGAGTGCCGTTGCCGGGTACAGGTATGTACACAAGGGAATTGAGTAGCCGATTGTATGAGTTGAAGGATCATTTGGGCAACATACGAGCGGTGATCACGGACACGAAACTAAGTGTTGTGAGTTCGGGAACACCGGTAGCATTTGAACCCAAAGTGACGAATGTCTCGAACTACTATCCATTTGGAATGGATCAGCCGGGAAGGACATGGAGTGCCGATTTGAAGTACCGGTATGCGTTCAATGGGAAGGAGAAGGATGGTAATGGAGAGTGGGGATCTGCTAATTATGACTATGGCTTTCGTATCTACAATCCTAGTATAGGGAGATTCTTGAATATTGATCCCTTGGCGGATGATTATCCAATGCTTACACCGTATCAGTTTGCGTCAAATACTCCGATACAAGCAATTGATCTTGATGGATTGGAAGGTCAGTATTATGTGATAGATTTGAATTCTAAGGAGCCAAAACTTAAATTCAACAAAACAGTTGACTACTGGCTCATACCCAATTCAATCGAAACAGATTACGTTACAGTAGAGGCTCCGGGTCCTAACGGCTCATATATATCGTATACTTTCACAGCAGCAGCAGGTGACTGTCCTGGATGCGGAACAGGAAATTACATAGAGGACTTTAAGAAATTTAAAGAAGACCCCATCCAAGCAATTGCCAGCGGAGAGTATCGTACTGATCAGGAAATTTTGGGAAATATGGTCAAAGAGGCGGCCTTGGCATTATTGTTTAAGCGAGCGATAAAATTGCCAAAGACCTCAACTACGAATACACTTGGTATTACAAGAAAGCTTACGGCCAAACAAAATGGTAAGGTGTTTGCCTTTACCATTAAAGATGGTAAAATAAAATTTGCAGATAAAAATAACGGTAAAGGGCTTTATGATTTCGTTATAACAGAGAAGGGGGAGTTTAAAATTGGCCGTGGCCATTACACTTTGTCAGGTGAAGCGGCTAGCGTTAAGGGAGCTGGTCAAATCCATATTGATAGTGATGGTAAAATTGATTACATAGATGATTATTCCGGGCACTATCAGCCAAATAAACAAGAACTTATTCAACAAGCCGAGGCCCTTAAAGCTGCTGGTCTTACGGCTGAAAAATTGGACGTAGTAACCACCCATTCGCCATGA